Sequence from the Kogia breviceps isolate mKogBre1 chromosome X, mKogBre1 haplotype 1, whole genome shotgun sequence genome:
TGACTACGaaggatattttcaactctgaCGTTCAACAAACCCATAAAAGTTTCCAGCATCTCCCAAGTCCTACGGTAACCAGGATCTTAAAGTCTGAACTTAACACATTATTGACtggggatttttgcagaaactaacgcCTGTGGCCGTAATTCGTCTCCAGTCAAAAATGTGTTAAATGGTCGTAATTGGTCGTCTAAATCTACTGtgtttttttgtaatatttaacTGTTTTCAGAGACTGTCCATATATGTAGAGAAATATACAAGCCTGTGATACAAATCCACATGACAAGAAAGACGGGGACACTGATTTCCACTTGATTCTGGCCTTGGGTTTAGCACCAACCGTGGCATGACCAATGAAACACAGTCTCCACGGCCATGCTGGTGACCCGTGGACCAGCAGCGTGAGCATCACTGGGAACctgatagaaatgcagaatctcagtccCCACCCAGACTTTCTGAGTCAGAATCTACATTTGAACAAGAGCCTCTTGTGTGTGATAACGCTGGAGAAGCTCCATTTCATGGCAGACTGTAACTCCAGGTGGATTGGACACCTAGCCTTTACTGCCAGCTCTCCTCGTTTCCCCAGTATCTGTAAACTAGATGCTGAAATGCTGAGCTTACATTGGTAATGGGCCTACCTCCAACAAACTGTATCCTTGGGTGGCTCCTCGGGTTGTAGCTATGATCGTCACACACCACCCAAGGACACTGGTTTAATGAGAAACAGCAAGGCCAGAACGAGGTCTACACGGAGCAAAGTCCACTGGCAGCAGAGGCTTCCACATCAAAATATATAGCAAGATTGGATGCAAAGAATAAAGGAAGCCACTGTTGTTAAAAATCCAAATGCCCTCTCTTTATTTACGAGAAGCTGCTCTCAGGGTACTGATAGTATGTGATATTTCAAGGTCCAACATTTCTTTATAACTCAGGTGTCATGAAAATAAACAGCAATGCCGTGATTATGTAAGATATTAACATTAGGGGCAGCCGGGTGAAGGGTATgcgggaactctctgtactatctttgcaacttttcaataaataggaaattattccaaaattaaaagcttatttttaaaagcataaaatttGGCTTGCAATTTAGGAAAACGAGTCCCCCCCCAGAAACTtttcaaatgacattatttaaaGAGCTAAATACATTAGAAGTGGGGGGGGAAATAGAGCAATGGGGATAAACAAACTCCCTTCTTACATATTCACCGTATTTTTTCACCCTATGTTACAGTAGCATATATACCTGCTGCTTAGCAAACCCAATGGGGCACAAAGAtataaaaaagccaaaaaaaaggaacagaggagAATGCGTGATTATAACTATAGCACCAGAGATTTGACAAATATACGTTAAGAATATGAAATTATGGCAGAATCTCCCTTAAGCAATTTGTTTCACCTCTCCCTTCAAATATCTACCAAAAACAATTTTTAGTGGAAAAAAagcagtgaaaaaatatatacttaaaaaagaGCTATATCCATCATCACATATATGAAGtactcaaattttattttattgctcaggACTCTGACTAGTAAACAATGGAATCTATTCTCTGGTGAGTTTAAGCAGGAAAAGGGCTTACTGAAAGATATTCAGTAGCTCCGGAATCATTGGGAGGGCTGAAGAAACAAATCCAAGGCGTAGCCTCCAGGAAAAATGCCAAAGCCATGCTGCAAATTAGCCTGATTTGGGGGGAGACGCCACTGCCGCTTTACTGTTGCCACCACCAAGCCCCTAGTGCCAGGACTTCAGCTTGATTGCAAATGATAGAGCTTCAAGCCTCTTGCTCTTGCACATCAGAACCTCAATCTTGCAGCCACTGCCCCCGCCCCTGAAAGTCAGCCAGCGGGGAGCATCATCCCTGCCAGCAAGATGGAAGCTCGCTGCAAGTTCATTTCCTTCCTAGCTCAGGTCTGAATCCAGGTCTTCGgtgtttttcagttctaaatGGCAGAGCCTTGGTTATATGCCACATCCTAGCCCCAACAGAGCCTGGGAATTTGAGCTCTAATTCCACATCTGGGAGATAAGACCCAGGGTAAGCAACTAATCCCAACTTGGGCAGGAATTTTCTGGTTTTGCAATTAAAGGAACTGCATCCCAGGAAACCCCTCAGTCTCAGGCAAACCAGCACAACTGGTTACTAGACTGAGAACCCATAACCTGTGCATTTCCCCAAGTATAGAAAGGCTTTGAAAAAGATGATGGGGAGCCACAACGATCATGCATATCCCCTACAATAATCAATACACactgatgaaaatgtaaattgtggcaattcatatgatccagcaatcccactcctgggcatatagctggacaaaactataattcaaaaagatacatggcacccctatgttcatagcagcactattcacagtagccaagacatggaaacaacctaaatgtccactgacagatgaacggataaagatgtggtacatatatacaatggaatattactcagccataaaaagaatgaaataatgccatttgccacaatatggatggacctagagattatcatactaagttaagtaagaaagacaaataccatatgatatcagttatatgtggaatctaaaaaatgatacaaatgaacttatttataaaacagaaacagactcacagacatagaaaacaaacttatggttacgaaaggggaaagggggtggaggggcGATAATTTAGGAGGTTggaattaacatgtacacacactactatatctaaaatagataatcgacagggacctactgtatagcacaggaagtctactcaatactttgtaataaccaaatgagaaaagaatctgaaaaagaatagatatatgtataactaaatcactttgctgtagacctgaaactaacacagcattgtaaatcaactatactccaatataaaataaaaattaaaaaaccaaatgtGTATAGCACCATTACTCATAATGGCCAAACAacaggaaaaaacccaaatgtccatcactggATGAAAGGATTAATGAAATGTGGTACACTTGTATAGTGGCAtattatcagccataaaaaaagaatgaagtactaatatattctacaacatggatgaacctggaggatattacactaattgaaagaagccagacactaaaATCCAGATATCAGATGATTACGTATATATGAAATATGCAGAAGAGGCaactccatagagacagaaactagattagtggttaccaggggatgagggagaagggaaccaagaatgttctggaattatgTAATGGTGATAGTTGCCCAACATtacaactatactttaaaaaccCACACACTttaaaattgtatactttaaaataatgaattttatctcaacacaaaaacatgttttgaaaaagaaagatgtgatacataatgtatgtgtacacacacacacacacacacgcacacacacacacacacacagagtggaatactactcagccataaaaagaatgaaataatgtcatttgcagcaacatgatgggcctagagatgatcatactaagtgaagtaagacagagaaagacaagtatcatatggtaaacttacatgtggaatctaaaatatgacacaaatgaactactcaagaaacagactcacagatatagagaacagacttgtggttgccaagggggagggggcggttcagggagggatggattgggagtttggggttagcagatgaaaactagtatgtatagaatggataaacaacaaggtcctactgcagagcacagggaaccatactcaacatcctgtgataaaccataatggaaaagaatataaaaaagaacatatatgtataactgactcactttgctgtacagcagaaataaacacaacattataaatcaagtatacttcattaattaattagttaatttgcAGCAACTGCATCTGTAGCCCAATTGGTGGCTAGGCCAACTGACCCATATTTGTGCTGAACTGACTCATCTCCCATTCTCCTCACTCCTCCCCAGCTCACAAGTCATAGTTTGTTCCTGCTCACACATAGTTATTGGTATAAAGTGCAAATAGATTTCCTGGTCACCGTTTGTACCTGACAGTTACTAAATTGGATTTAAAGTagcttttccattttaaaacagaataataaagGGGGACGAGCCCTATAACATATTAAAACACAttataaggacttccctggtggcgcagtggttgagaatccgcctgccaacgcaggggacacgggttcgagccctggtccgggaagatcccacatgccgcagaacaactaagcccgtgcgccacaactactgagcctgcactctagagcccacgagccacaactactgagccctcgtgccacaactactgaagctcacacgcctagagcccatgctctacaacagagaagccactgcaatgagaagcccgcgcaccacaacgaagagtagccctcaccctctgcaactagagaaagccactgcacagcaacaaagacccaatgcaaccaaaaataaatcataaaataaaaataaataaaaataaaacctattatGACACCTTAAATAGGGCTTAGCATGGAAATACAAAAAGATCATGGAGTCAgaatagaaagcctagaaatGGACCCAAATACATCCAAGAATTTCAGTATCTGTTAAAATTGACATCTCAAGTCAATGAAAAAAAGATAGATTCGTCAATAAACTGGGCATGGTATCAGattaaaaattgggggaaaaaatacaaaaagttcTATAATTCACCCATCATATAAGGATAAATATCagataaataaatgcaatatatatacttttatgtttatgtatatataatacacatacatatgtatacacataaatacataaatatatacatacacgtgtgcatgtacatatatatatatatatatatatatatatatatataaacacacacactagAAGAAACCACACGGCAACTGGTGACATCTCAGAGTGTCAAAGACTTTTCAaagcatctattgatatgatcgtGTAATtgttcttctttagcctgttgatgtgatggattacattagttgattttcaaatgttgaaccagccttgcatacctgggataaataccacttggtTGTTGTGTGGTATATAATTCAAtttatatattgttaaattagatttactaatattttgttgaggatttttgcatctatgttcgttaGAGTACTGGTCTATGGTTTTCTTctaatgtctttgtctgggtttggtgtTAGGGTAGCCtcatatgtttgattttttttactttccttttctcttctactAGCTTAGAAGTTAAAGCCTTGAAAATTTATCACCTACACTTAACACAGTATAAAACTGATCAATATTTTAACTCTTTCCCAACAAATTGAAAGACCTGAGAAAACTTAACTATAATAATTCCTTCCCACCTGACCCACTACTTTTCTGAAGAATTTTAGATAACATTTTCACACTGTTATTTATAAAGATAACGTTCATTTACATTTCCATGCTTTTATAAATGTACATGATCACCACTTGTTTTGCATCTCAAATGtttattctgaatttattttccttcatccTAAAATAAATCCCTTAGAAACTCCTATAATTTACCCTTGTTCCTGAAGTATAGTTTTGCTAAGAATAACATGCTTGGTTGAGGGCTATTTTCTGCCCACATTTAAAAGATATTCCCCATTATTTGGCTCATCCCTTTGAAGATGAAAACGTTTTTTTCTCCATGGTTGCAGTTTTATAATTACATGTTTaggagatttctttttatttaccatTCCTGGTATACATGGTGTTTCTTCCATCTGTGAATTCATAAATTTCATCAGTTCTGGCAAATCTCAgtcattatctctttaaatatctCCTCACCCTCACTGTGGCCATTCTCTCTGTATGGAACTCCGATTAGATCTATATTAGCCCTTCTCTCTTCCATGTCTCTTCACTCTTGTATTTTCCAGTCCTTTATTACTCACTGCTTCATTCTGGGTAATTTCTTCAGATTTTTATTCAATTTCACTAAATCTTTCTTCATCTATGTCTAATCTACTGTTTAAACATACATAGTTTAATCACTGTTATTGTGAAATGCCACACATGTACAGATAAGtgtgtgtcttagtccatttgggttgctacaacaaaaataccatagaccggGTGCCTCATACACAACaggaatgtatttctcacagttctggaagctgggaagtccaagatgaaggggctggcagattcagtgtctggtgagagcccacttcctagttcacagatggctgtctttttgctgtgtcctcacatggcagaaggggcaagggggctctctggagtctttttttttttttataagggcactaatcccattcatgagggcagaGTCCTCATGACCAAATCACCTCCCCAAAGGTCATACCCCTTAATACCTTCACATTGTGCAGTAGATTTCAATACACGAATTTTGAGGGAACACTAACATTCAGCCTATAGCTGTGTGTAAAACACAAAATTCAGCAAATTGTATAACCATAAGTCAAACATCTGTGTAACTCCCACCCAGGTCAACAATTAAGACATTGTGAGCACTCCAGAAATCTCCACATATGACTACTCAATCACACTGCTGCTCCTTCTGCACTACAGGATATACTTTCCTGCCATATCCTGCAATCTCTTCCccacttttctttatagttttactacctATGCAGGCATATAACCAGAGTTTCTaattacaatgattttttttttcatttccaaaagttCAATTTGGCTCTTTTGAAAATCTGCCTGgatatttgttattgtttcctgCTCCTTGCTCATTGTTATTCTGTCTGTAAACATTTCATAGACATATAGTCATTGCATAGTCTTTACCTGATAATCCTAATGTCTTAAGTCCTGATAGTCAACATCTTCTAGTTGTTTTTGCTGATTCACTTGTACTGgcttgtttcctcatttttttaataagctttttaTGGTGAGCTCATATTTATTGTTGTTTCCTCTAGCAAAGATTTGTATTGACTTCTGATGGACTCCAGGAGCTACCTATCTGGAACTACTTTAATGTATCCACATTCAGGACTAGTATAAATCTGAACATCAGAACGTAAGTGATATCAGGTCTGTGGCTGCAGGTTAACAAAGGAAGACCTTATTAtagccatcatcatcattattgttcTTAATATCTTCATGATGTTATTCTTTACCCAGAGCTCCCTCCCAGGGTCCTGGCTCAGTGCAGGAGTTTCAGGGCCAGCAGCCCCATTTTCCAGGAGCCCTAGATTAAGTACCCAATTTTCTCCCCCCACTCAACCCTGCCTGCCGTAATAGTGGCATTTGTGCCCAGGGCAACTCTTAAATTTCTGTTTGCTTCCTGCCCACTTTCCTGGTCTGATCatgcttgttctttttattattattatcaccatttttcctttataattttccttccctttattggatactcagaaaaaaatacattgttaaTTTCTCCAGAATCTGGATGTGTTATACCACCAAAGCTTTTTAGAGCTTCTAGTACCCTAGAAAGCAAATTTCCCATGTTGAAAATGACTTTTCACAAGTGAAAAGGTAATAAAAGAGATGCAAATTAAACGTGCATTGAGATACTATTTCTCATgtattaattcagcaaatataaGTTTAACAGACTGATGATGAGAATTTGGGGAAATGAGTACTCctgtacattgctgatgggagtaGAAAACTGGTACCACTTTTAGGGAGAGCAATCTAGCCATTTCTGTCATAATTACAAATACATATACCTTTTCACCCAGAAACTCTACTTTCAGGAATTTTTCTACACATAATAGTGCATGCAAAGCTTATTCACTGCACCATTACTTGTAATAACCTAACATTTGAAAGAACTTATATGCCTATTAAGAGGGAACTATTTCGATAAATTATgtacatccatacaatagaatattatgtgttatttttacaaatgaaaatattttaatatacttataTGAGGCAATATCCAAGATACATGTTCAGTGGAAAGTGTAAGCTGTAGAACTGTTTACatcttatgctttttttaaaaaaaaaagtacatattcaCATGTTTGTTTGTAGAGCCATAAAATATTATTGGAAGGGTACATAAAACATTCTGTCAGTGTTGGCTGCCTCCAGGTTGGGGACCCAGGTACCTGGAGAAGGAAGGTAAGAGGGAGACTTATCATTGTAAACCCTTTTCtactttttgcattttattttattattttttaacatctttatttgagtataactgttttacaatagtgtgttagtttctcctttacaacaaagtgaatcacttatacacatacatatgttcccatatctcttccctcttgcgtcaccctctctcccaccctcctcctttTTGCATTTTAAACCGTGTGAACatattatcaatttttaaaagggttTGTCTTCTTGTGGTTGGCCTTACACGGAAGTGTGGAAGAGAAAGTGCCCAAGACaaacttggttttgtttttcttttctcggTTTTGCCTAAGGCTGTTCTCAGcccaggcagagagggagggcgGAAAAATCTGGAAGCCAGGTTGTCCAAGAAAGACTGGGTGAGCCAGTGCTGATTCATCGTCCTTGCAATCTGCCTCCTGACCTCTTCAAGTAACGAGTAACAAACCCACCGGCtctttcttttattgcttttcaCCCAGAAATTTGGAATGTCACAGATGGTTGTGTTTTGACAGGAATTTAATGCACACTCAAATGTACAAAATTCCAGAATCGAAGTCTTTGAAAGCAGCaagtccttctctttctcttgctcAGGGCCTGTGTTTTATGTTCGGTGCTCCTGATGGACAGCTTGGACTTGAGATGTACTACCAGATCGTCTTTTCGGACATCTCACTGCAGGAGTTCCATTTCTTGGTCCCAAAActtgggaagggaaaggaaataattaggtTTCTTAAGTAAGTACCATCACACAGTAGGCCCGGCTTTGGACATCAAAATTAgaaccagaaaattcaaaattgaaactgtaaagTTCAAACTGCAAACCAGAAGGTTCAAAATAGAAACTGAAATTCCACCGTAGGAAAAAATCCAAATTCCACCACTCTATTGTACAATTTTGTTTCCCCCAAAATGGCAAAAATACAAATTCCGCAAGAAAAActtcatctttttgtttgtttgtttttactttgttttctgtcATAGTCTGGTATACAAAAAACtagagaggagggcttccctggtggcgcagtggttgggagtccgcctgccgatgcgggggacgcgggttcgtgccccggtccgggaagatcccacgtgccgcggagcggctgggcccgtgagccgtgaccgctgcgcctgcgcgtccggagcctgtgctccgcaacgggagaggccacgacagtgagaggtccgtgtaccaccaaaaaaaaaaaaaaaattacattggaTATTTTTCTCAGTTCTCTGGCATTCTTCAAGCTTGCAAGGATTCAGAACACTTTAATGATAGCTTGTTGAACGGCAATAAAATGAGATGATGTCCTTAGAAGTCAGTCTCTCACAAAAAAGACGTTATATCCAAGCTCTATCAAAGCCCCAGCCAGGAAGGCCCATAAAGGAATGAAGACATAGGACAGATTCATGGTAGTAAACTGCTCCAGTTTAGCACAGAGTGCAAGGCAGAGGGCTAATTTAAGTAACATTGCGATGAGGTACCaggctttttttttcatattgtgtGATCCACGTCGAGGGTCAAAGCCAGACTTACATCGCCCAGCCATTTTCACAATCAGCATGACAAGAAGGATAGTATCAAATATCCAGACTGGAATAAACATGAGGAACCAGTTCCAAGGTGCCTTCTCGTCCAGTTTCGACACCAACATGATCAAGAAGAGTAATGTGAAAAGCCAGGTGAGTAGTAGTACTCTCTGAGCCAAGGACATTCTCATTTAAACAGTTTAAAGAGGCTGTTGCAGAGCCGAAAAAAGGGAAATATACCCTGATTTTCGGGCCTACTTGTCTCAGAACTTCAGGGCGTTCCTAAACTATCCTTGCCCTTCGTCTTCGCCGACGGTCCGCCAGCGGCGCCCTATCCGGACTCCCCGCCGTTCTGCACTGGCAGCTCCGCTGGCTGGAGAGCGCAGAGGGGCGCGCAGATCAGAAAATTCGCCAGTTTGGATCCTTGGCCTTTTCCACGCTTTTTCTCCCATTAAGTGCAGAACCCGTCACATGCTAATCAAGAAAAAGATCTCAGTTCCGCCTCTTCGAACAACCACAGTGGAGGTTCAGATGATTCTTAACAAACAAATAATTTTGGACGTGATTCAAGGCTCCCGTGCCCCTCTTCCCTTATCCTACCCGCTTCTCCCCGTCTCAAGAAGTAACTGCCAATGAATTTGGTGTTTCTCATTCCCATGCATGCCTTACGCTTTTCCAG
This genomic interval carries:
- the LOC131748008 gene encoding transmembrane protein 60-like; amino-acid sequence: MRMSLAQRVLLLTWLFTLLFLIMLVSKLDEKAPWNWFLMFIPVWIFDTILLVMLIVKMAGRCKSGFDPRRGSHNMKKKAWYLIAMLLKLALCLALCAKLEQFTTMNLSYVFIPLWAFLAGALIELGYNVFFVRD